The Alkalispirochaeta americana genome contains a region encoding:
- the arcC gene encoding carbamate kinase produces MSHTQVDPHKLAVIALGGNAIIAKGQKGLVQEQFENVRRTVDPVVELIAQGYNFIVTHGNGPQVGNLLLQNELAREEVPEIPLAMLDAMTCGSMGYMIEQCLQNAMIRRGIWKNVVTIPAQVIVDRFDPAMEAPTKPIGPFYTEEQAQKLIQEKGWLLKEDAGRGWRRFVASPYPIDIVEKEAIRQLLRQQYLLVTGGGGGIPVSYHEDGTIEGVDCVIDKDLASMKLAIAVHARTLIIITGVPKVTLNFGTPQERSLDRITLAQARHYYQEGQFPAGSMGPKMMAAIEFVQADPENRVIITNEGSLMEAVAGREGTHIVAY; encoded by the coding sequence ATGAGTCACACACAGGTAGACCCCCACAAGCTGGCTGTCATCGCCCTGGGGGGCAACGCGATCATCGCGAAGGGGCAGAAGGGGCTCGTTCAGGAGCAGTTCGAGAACGTCCGCCGCACGGTGGATCCCGTGGTTGAGCTAATCGCCCAGGGATATAACTTCATCGTGACCCACGGGAACGGGCCCCAGGTGGGAAACCTCTTGCTCCAGAACGAGCTGGCCCGGGAGGAAGTTCCCGAGATTCCCCTGGCCATGCTCGACGCCATGACCTGCGGATCCATGGGCTACATGATCGAGCAGTGTCTGCAAAACGCCATGATCAGGCGCGGTATCTGGAAAAACGTGGTTACCATTCCCGCCCAGGTGATCGTCGACCGGTTTGATCCCGCCATGGAGGCACCGACAAAACCCATTGGCCCCTTCTACACCGAGGAGCAGGCCCAAAAGCTGATCCAGGAGAAGGGGTGGCTCCTCAAGGAGGATGCCGGTCGGGGCTGGCGGCGTTTTGTGGCGTCCCCCTACCCTATCGATATTGTAGAGAAAGAGGCGATCCGTCAGCTTTTGCGGCAACAGTATTTGCTTGTCACCGGAGGTGGCGGCGGAATCCCCGTGTCATACCACGAGGATGGAACGATCGAAGGTGTGGATTGTGTGATCGACAAGGACCTGGCCAGCATGAAACTGGCCATAGCGGTCCATGCACGAACGCTGATAATCATTACCGGTGTCCCCAAGGTTACTCTGAACTTCGGAACCCCCCAGGAGCGTTCCCTGGACAGGATCACCCTGGCCCAGGCTCGGCACTACTACCAGGAAGGGCAGTTCCCCGCCGGCTCCATGGGGCCAAAGATGATGGCGGCCATCGAATTTGTCCAGGCTGACCCGGAAAACCGCGTGATCATCACCAACGAGGGAAGCCTTATGGAGGCTGTGGCCGGTCGCGAGGGAACCCACATTGTGGCGTACTAA
- a CDS encoding ATP-binding protein, whose amino-acid sequence MGKLAQEANRPLQETISRNLGIIVGLFFLASVLIDLSVYGFEVLVSPAFRLRQVMLFLGLFYLLLALIDHSLVRYLQVGVLFLISYAMVLFPSRAYNIPPYLVMSAALLAAHKMQLLGRNTTRFLGTQVIIAITLVFLAGALHGAALHQSMHLVVVVILCFATLYVFFEGEIAELRKERDHLNEQTLDLRPVAELGENISGVVHDFKGDVAGIYALAQIEEISGNSRVAQKLKRYGDRLNRRTNAILYVATARDREEPEVVHLQELLENTTYYFWGVKNAVRHEVKCSIQGNSQAAVQACRSTLLVIFENILKNSIEATEGRPDREIRITVTEVEEESSMVQVTIWNSGWPLPFGDGEVVDVRRDGFFQRGRSGKSGGSGMGMMNVIRALERLGAEMTMQDVPDGVESQVIIPRITLESRQADQAGQGQENRNQPERTQASQSNRAD is encoded by the coding sequence ATGGGCAAGCTGGCGCAGGAGGCCAATCGGCCGCTACAAGAAACTATCTCTCGCAATCTTGGCATCATTGTGGGGCTTTTTTTTCTTGCCTCGGTGCTGATTGATCTTTCTGTCTACGGTTTTGAAGTACTGGTCTCTCCGGCTTTCCGGCTTCGCCAGGTCATGCTTTTTCTGGGGCTCTTCTACCTCCTCCTTGCCCTGATTGATCACTCCCTGGTCCGGTACCTCCAGGTGGGGGTGCTGTTTCTCATCTCCTACGCCATGGTTCTCTTCCCGTCCCGGGCCTACAATATTCCTCCCTATCTGGTGATGTCGGCGGCACTTCTGGCAGCGCACAAAATGCAGCTTCTGGGGCGGAACACCACCCGCTTTTTGGGAACACAGGTCATAATTGCCATAACCCTGGTCTTTCTGGCCGGGGCGCTCCACGGGGCTGCCCTTCATCAGAGCATGCATCTTGTGGTGGTGGTAATTCTCTGCTTCGCCACGCTCTACGTATTTTTTGAAGGTGAGATCGCGGAGTTGCGGAAGGAGCGGGATCACCTGAACGAACAGACTCTCGATCTGCGTCCCGTGGCGGAACTGGGAGAGAACATCTCCGGGGTGGTTCACGATTTCAAGGGCGACGTGGCGGGAATCTATGCCCTGGCGCAGATCGAGGAGATTTCGGGAAACTCCAGGGTTGCGCAGAAACTCAAGCGCTATGGAGATCGCTTGAACCGCAGGACCAACGCCATTCTCTACGTTGCAACGGCGCGGGATCGGGAAGAGCCCGAGGTGGTCCACCTTCAGGAACTTCTGGAAAACACGACCTATTATTTCTGGGGGGTCAAGAACGCTGTGCGCCACGAGGTAAAGTGTTCCATCCAGGGAAACTCACAAGCTGCGGTCCAGGCCTGCCGCTCTACCCTGCTGGTAATTTTCGAAAACATTCTCAAAAACTCGATCGAGGCCACCGAAGGACGGCCAGATCGGGAGATTCGCATCACCGTGACCGAGGTCGAGGAGGAGTCTTCGATGGTACAGGTGACCATATGGAACAGCGGGTGGCCCCTGCCCTTTGGAGACGGTGAGGTTGTGGATGTCCGGCGCGATGGGTTCTTTCAGAGAGGCCGCTCCGGGAAAAGCGGTGGATCGGGCATGGGCATGATGAACGTGATCCGTGCCCTGGAGCGGTTGGGGGCAGAGATGACCATGCAGGATGTTCCCGACGGTGTGGAAAGCCAGGTCATTATTCCCCGGATAACCCTGGAGTCCCGGCAAGCCGATCAGGCTGGTCAGGGCCAGGAAAACCGGAACCAGCCAGAGCGGACTCAAGCAAGCCAGAGCAATCGGGCTGATTGA
- a CDS encoding PG0541 family transporter-associated protein: MTRIEVVANQSVKPDLIEALQQAVPGISYTLWIGVQGRGGQGVRRGDAVWPERNVVYMAYVEDRSVRAVRDALTGLKGIFPREGITLFEIPGAREIPLSGQADPGQLDSGPLDPGQTGQR; this comes from the coding sequence ATGACGAGAATCGAAGTGGTGGCCAACCAGTCGGTGAAGCCCGATCTGATCGAGGCGCTTCAGCAGGCGGTTCCTGGAATCTCCTACACCCTCTGGATCGGTGTCCAGGGCCGGGGAGGGCAGGGGGTCCGGCGCGGCGATGCCGTCTGGCCCGAGAGGAACGTGGTCTATATGGCCTACGTGGAGGACCGGTCGGTTCGGGCAGTCCGGGATGCCCTGACGGGGCTGAAAGGGATCTTTCCCCGGGAGGGTATAACCCTCTTCGAGATTCCCGGGGCTCGGGAGATTCCCCTCTCCGGCCAGGCCGATCCCGGGCAACTCGATTCCGGACCGCTCGATCCCGGGCAGACCGGGCAGCGGTAA